From Arachis stenosperma cultivar V10309 chromosome 2, arast.V10309.gnm1.PFL2, whole genome shotgun sequence, one genomic window encodes:
- the LOC130960490 gene encoding uncharacterized protein LOC130960490 isoform X1 — METNEEEPDVRQEEGERSEAEIVSVTAVYLCHYRTATLRCLTGTSVTIARDLWLPENTAIVAAEGGRSLAAVLVARDNPVATGTTTRDAATWLSHFFLVASYYGCCGSGLELRLRLPRLQAEKKGF, encoded by the exons ATGGAGACCAACGAGGAGGAGCCCGACGTGCGTCAAGAAGAAGGGGAGAGGTCCGAGGCTGAGATAGTTTCTGTTACTGCCGTCTACCTCTGTCACTACCGAACTGCTACTCTGCGGTGCTTAACTGGAACTTCTGTTACTATTGCCAGAGATCTGTGGTTGCCGGAAAATACCGCTATTGTTGCTGCCGAAGGAGGAAGAAGCCTTGCCGCTGTTCTAGTCGCCAGAGACAATCCTGTGGCCACCGGAACCACCACCAGGGATGCCGCTACATGGCTTAGTCACTTCTTCTTAGTTGCG AGTTACTATGGTTGCTGTGGAAGTGGGTTGGAGTTGAGGTTGCGGCTGCCGAGATTACAGGCCGAGAAGAAG